Genomic DNA from Triticum dicoccoides isolate Atlit2015 ecotype Zavitan chromosome 4B, WEW_v2.0, whole genome shotgun sequence:
CCTTTTAGAAGTGAGCATTTCGGCAGCTTTGATTTTTCCTAAAGCTAATGAAACGAGTGGAAGAGAAAAACCTTGAATAAATAATAAAGAAGGAACCAACAAAAAAAAATATATAAAGAATCGTCCCAACCTTGGCTCGGAGTCCGTCTGGAAATGAGAAATAATTCCCTGTCTCATCCGGTCTCGCCAGAATGACAAGAAAAACAAGTGAATAATAATTGAAATGGAACGCAATCGTCAGCCAAAATCGGGTAAGGGGTCGCCGACGGCAGAGATTGTGTTCGGGTTTAGAAGGGTGGTCGGGGCGGAGCAGCACGGCGGAGGGGGGCGGCGATGGCACGATGGATGGTCGAATATGAAAATGAGAAACAAGGTAGAGGCCGAAGACGACCAGGAGCCGTCGGATCGACATATCGTGCGGCCCATAAAACCGACCCGCAACAAATATACGCATCCCTAGaagaagcaaaataaaataaatttaatTAGAAGTTTTGATGGATCCGTGGATGGTGTCTTGGGTAGCAGCAACTTTGAATCACTCAACAACAACAGCATGTTAGTGCTGCTAACAGAGATTAGTTGGGATGGATCTCACCTCACCAGATCCCAACGTACGCGCGCACCTACCCCCCGCCCTTCCCGTTTGCTTACACATTATAAATAAACCCCCGTGCCCACCGCCATCCTCCATCCCCCCCTCTCCCCACCGTCTCCCTCCTCATCTCCGGCGCCGCTCCGCGACTCCTCCAAGGGTAAGCCGccgctccccctcccctcccctcccgccgTGTCCGACCCAATGCGCGCGCGCGCGGCCGCGAAATCCCCCGCGCAGTCAGCCTGCCGCCGCGCCGCGCTGCGCCGTAGCCTAGGCGCCGACGCCGGTCGCGCGCGTCGCcgcgacgacgccccgtgtccgtAGTCTAAGCGCCGACGCCGATGCCTCCCCGCCCCGCCAGCGGTATCGGGCATTTGGTTTCCTGGGGTTAACTGAATTTTGGTTGGGCGCGGCAGCCCCGCCATCCGGATCCCCCCGCTGCATGGCGGTGGCTGCTCGGGGTCAGATCCGAGCCTCTCGGTCGCGCCCTCGGTGGatccgaggtcgatgcggtggttaGGTTCCTGGCATCAGATCTGCTGTGCCGCCTAGCATTTTTTAGTTACGATCTGGGGTTGCACTGGCTGTGTGATGTATCTGTAGAACCACTGTCAGGGAGCGAGTGCTGGTTTTGCGTGCTAATTGTTATCATCATTTCAGATGATCAGTTTGTTTCCTCGTAGTTCTAACCCGTCGGTTAATAttttttttgactataaacagtagggtaaactAGTTCTGTCCAATCATGCATATCCGTAGTACCAGGACATTTTCTGATCAGCGTTGTTACTATTTTATTTCACATTTAAAATCCTGTGGTCAACTTAAACTCTGCATGTCCTACTCGTCCTCAGACATTTTGATCCCAGCCGCTATCCGTTCCCCTGAATGTTATGTTGTTTGTAGTAGTATGATGATGCCTTCATGCCTGAGAGGGACCCTGCTTTCTTTCGGGCCGATTTTAGCTGCCCTGTACCCACACCATGGGAGTTGGTTGGATCCTAAATGGAGGCCTTTAGTGCGTGTAGCCTGCCTTCATGGCACGGCTAAACATTCCCAGTATACAGAAACATCCTGGCTTAGCCAAAGGTATTTCTTAAGCCTCTTAATTCTTAGCAGAGGAGCTCATGCGGCAGTAACTAAAAAAACTATGTGCATGCAAAGAACATAGAAGAACGGAGTACTGAGTTCGTTTGGAGAAATATGTTTTTATAATTTTTGGGTCCATTGGCTGTTAGCTTACAGATATACTTATAGTTTCCTGTATGCGCATTAATTGTTTTTTATTTTGGATCCCTTGTCTGTTAGGTTGATATATGTATTTTCCTATATGTGCAAAGTATTTTGGAAAGTTCCTTACCAACCAATGTTCCTGCAAATTAATTGATTTTAATTTTTTGATGGCGTAGAAAGATGGCGTCCCACATTGTTGGATACCCTCGCATGGGCCCCAAGAGGGAGCTCAAGTTTGCCTTGGAGTCTTTCTGGGATGGGAAGAGCAGCGCTGAGGATTTGGAGAAGGTTGCCGCCGACCTCAGGGCCAGCATCTGGAAGCAGATGTCAGAGGCTGGGATTAAGTACATTCCCAGCAACACCTTCTCATACTATGACCAGGTGCTTGACACAACAGCCATGCTTGGTGCCGTCCCGGACCGCTACTCTTGGACTGGCGGGGAGATTGGTCACAGCACCTACTTCTCAATGGCCAGGGGCAATGCCACTGTCCCTGCTATGGAGATGACCAAGTGGTTTGACACCAACTAGTAAGTCAATCTGCGTCCCTTGAATGCTGATCAGAGGTGTAATCTTTTCAGGGCATTGGTCATGCAGTTTTGCTTACTGGATTTCTTACTCTTTTGCAGCCACTTCATTGTACCTGAATTGAGTCCAGCAACCAAGTTCTCATATGCTTCACACAAGGCTGTCTCTGAATACAAGGAGGCAAAGGCGGTATGTTCCTTCACCCACAGCATTGTCTCAGCCTCCTTTTCATAGTAGTTTCCTTGCACATAATTTGGTAGTAAAAAATATCTTCTGACCTGTACTACTATTTTGTGCTAGCTATCTAAATCTGATCCCACAGTGCTAGTTTTTATGTCTTGCTTTGCTAGTTACATGTTCTTTGGTTAAAGTAGAGCCTTTAGCCACATCTGGATGAGACCCCATATCTTAGCAATCCCATACTGCAAAACGCTGACTTGTTGATTTTGTAACCTATACCTGAAGTTGAAATTTATAGTTCTGGAACAAGCATGTTTTTTCTGTCGTCCACAGAATAATGCATTACCATTTGCATACCTAACTGAATATAGAAATTCATTTCAAGGACCTGAATATAGAAATTCATTTGCCATGCTATTTGTCTTCACAAAATGATGCCTGCATGCTTACATGTTCTTCCATGCAGCTCGGTGTTGACACTGTTCCAGTGCTTGTTGGACCAGTCTCATACTTGCTGCTCTCCAAGGCAGCGAAGGGTGTGGAGAAATCATTCTCTCTTCTTTCacttcttgatagcattcttcccaTCTACAAGTAAGCATCGGCTGACGCAACCAACTCCTTTTGTTTTAACTTGAATCTTCAGTTGATAATGTCATATGTTATATAAATTGCAGGGAGGTTGTGACTGAGCTGAAGGCAGCTGGTGCTTCATGGATTCAGTTTGATGAGCCCACCCTTGTTAAGGACCTTGCTGCTCACGAATTGGCCGCGTTCTCTTCAGCATATGCTGCACTCGAGTCGGCACTCTCTGGATTGAATGTGCTTATTGAGACATACTTTGCTGATGTTCCTGCTGAATCTTACAAGTACGTTTCTCTAGTGCTAATCCATTCTACTCGCCGTTTTATGTATTTCAAGGTGCTCTATTAAAACAGCAAAACACTAATTCTCTTGTAACCACAGGACCCTCACATCATTGAGTGGCGTGACTGCCTATGGTTTTGATCTTGTTCGTGGAACCAAGACGCTTGAGCTTATGAAGAGCGCTGGTATCCCATCTGGGAAGTACTTATTTGCTGGTGTTGTAGATGGAAGGAACATCTGGGCTGATGATCTTGCTGCATCTCTCAGCACTCTTCAGTCTCTTGAGGCTGTTGTTGGCAAGGGTAAGCAGTAAACAATATATTTATTATTTACTATCTCCAGGTCACAATTTAGGACGTTTTCAACATTGGCAGTTCTTTAGGTGAAACTTTGACCATCAGTTCCTATGAAAAATGTTGCTTCAGATAAAACCAAGTATTGATTATGAACATATGTTTCATGATAATCTAGTACTGTATTAATGTGTCGCAGATGTTGGTATTTGCTCTATACTGATAGTTGTGATCAAACCTTAAAATGCTCCATTAGCACATATTCTAAAACGACCTACAGTGTGACTCAGAGGTGGTATTTGCTATCCATTGTCATTGCTTTCTGTATTAAACAGTTGTGAATACTTTCTCGCAGACAAGCTTGTGGTGTCCACCTCCTGCTCACTGATGCACACTGCTGTTGATCTTGTGAACGAGACTAAGCTTGACAGTGAGATCAAGTCATGGCTCGCATTTGCTGCCCAAAAGGTGGTTGAGGTGAATGCACTTGGCAAGGCTTTGGCTGGTCAAAAGGATGAGGTATGCTATTCTTTTCTCTCTCTCACTATAGCCTGGTGCTTGTTTGCACCACTTCAATTGCAACTCCTAACTAACTTTACTGACATGTAATGTTGAATTTTGTCAAATACAGGCCTACTTTGCTGCCAATGCCGCTGCTCAGGCCTCAAGGAGGTCCTCACCCAGAGTGAACAACGAGGAGGTTCAGAAGGCTGTAAGTTCACTGAAGTTCGGTCATATACACGCACATTAAGAGTTCGCACATGCCAATTATTAACAGGAAGTTCATTTCTTACAGGCGGCTGCTTTGAAGGGCTCTGACCACCGCCGTGCTACCCCTGTTTCTGCTAGACTGGACGCTCAGCAGAAGAAGCTCAACCTTCCTATCCTCCCAACTACAACAATTGGTTCATTCCCTCAGACAATGGACCTCAGGAGGGTCCGCCGTGAGTACAAGGcgaagaagtgagtccctctagaTGGACTTTTCTTGTGATATTTCCtgcgattttttttttgaaaatttgtgTCACCGCAGGATCTCTGAGTAGACTTTTCTTATAATATTTCCTGCATTTTTATTGAATATTTGTGTCACTGCAGGATCTCTGAGGAGGAGTATGTCAGTGCTATCAAGGAAGAAATTAGCAAGGTTGTCAAGATCCAAGAGGAG
This window encodes:
- the LOC119294549 gene encoding 5-methyltetrahydropteroyltriglutamate--homocysteine methyltransferase 1-like, coding for MASHIVGYPRMGPKRELKFALESFWDGKSSAEDLEKVAADLRASIWKQMSEAGIKYIPSNTFSYYDQVLDTTAMLGAVPDRYSWTGGEIGHSTYFSMARGNATVPAMEMTKWFDTNYHFIVPELSPATKFSYASHKAVSEYKEAKALGVDTVPVLVGPVSYLLLSKAAKGVEKSFSLLSLLDSILPIYKEVVTELKAAGASWIQFDEPTLVKDLAAHELAAFSSAYAALESALSGLNVLIETYFADVPAESYKTLTSLSGVTAYGFDLVRGTKTLELMKSAGIPSGKYLFAGVVDGRNIWADDLAASLSTLQSLEAVVGKDKLVVSTSCSLMHTAVDLVNETKLDSEIKSWLAFAAQKVVEVNALGKALAGQKDEAYFAANAAAQASRRSSPRVNNEEVQKAAAALKGSDHRRATPVSARLDAQQKKLNLPILPTTTIGSFPQTMDLRRVRREYKAKKISEEEYVSAIKEEISKVVKIQEELDIDVLVHGEPERNDMVEYFGEQLSGFAFTANGWVQSYGSRCVKPPIIYGDVSRPNPMTVFWSKMAQDMTPRPMKGMLTGPVTILNWSFVRNDQPRFETCYQIALAIKKEVEDLEAGGIQVIQIDEAALREGLPLRKSEHAFYLDWAVHSFRITNCGVQDTTQIHTHMCYSNFNDIIHSIINMDADVITIENSRSDEKLLSVFREGVTYGAGIGPGVYDIHSPRIPSTEEIADRVNKMLAVLDTNILWVNPDCGLKTRKYTEVKPALTNMVAAAKLIRTQLASTK